From one Methanobrevibacter woesei genomic stretch:
- a CDS encoding NADH-quinone oxidoreductase subunit B family protein, which produces MGIKSYSRARAIHIMLVYTGGCNGCDIEIVNSVLSPRFDAEQYKVFLTWNPREADVLVVTGPVTHLNKQPLLKIYEAIPEPKLVVAAGSCALMGGVYKNIHGDIPSEEIEGPVENIIPVDAKIPGCAVRPQDVLSGVVSILPKLLEAD; this is translated from the coding sequence ATGGGAATTAAATCATATTCAAGAGCAAGAGCTATTCATATAATGTTAGTATACACTGGTGGTTGTAATGGCTGTGATATTGAGATTGTCAATTCTGTTTTATCACCTAGATTCGATGCTGAACAATATAAGGTTTTTTTAACATGGAATCCTCGTGAAGCGGATGTTTTAGTTGTTACTGGTCCAGTAACTCATTTAAATAAGCAACCATTATTAAAAATTTATGAAGCAATACCTGAGCCTAAATTGGTTGTTGCTGCTGGAAGTTGTGCTTTAATGGGTGGTGTTTATAAGAATATTCATGGAGATATTCCTTCAGAAGAAATTGAGGGGCCTGTTGAAAATATTATTCCAGTAGATGCAAAAATCCCAGGTTGTGCTGTTAGACCTCAGGATGTATTGTCTGGGGTTGTATCAATTTTACCAAAATTATTAGAGGCTGATTAA
- a CDS encoding hydrogenase large subunit, producing MDEKVPNSEIIETEIPMGTVHPAALEPYRVRLFVEDEIVREAEITIGVNHRGIERIMEGLPVEKANALTEKICGICSNSHVWNSVRTAEIGLDIEVPERANYIRVIMGELERLHSHFLYLAHGCEVLAHETFSMRVFYLRETIMELLAMIGGNRVQYGCPIIGGVRPRCELDDNRIARLIEGMDTVEQGLTDFANRFTADSIIMSRITGVGVLPQKQALKLAVTGPTLRATGIARDLRTSMYEYDNFDFNVVTQNDGDVKSNLLMRVLESFESIKIIRQAIKNLPEGKIVNRGWEMKDTDIIKSYIEVPRGTLYHSYSLEDGRVRHCIIRTPSMANIGAMQYACIGDQITDAQLCIVQCDPCFTCTDRAIEIIRR from the coding sequence ATGGACGAAAAGGTACCAAATAGTGAAATTATTGAAACAGAAATTCCAATGGGTACTGTTCACCCTGCAGCTTTAGAACCATACAGAGTTAGACTTTTTGTTGAAGATGAAATTGTTAGGGAAGCTGAGATTACTATTGGTGTAAATCATAGGGGAATTGAAAGGATTATGGAAGGACTTCCTGTTGAAAAAGCTAATGCATTAACTGAAAAGATTTGTGGTATTTGTTCTAACTCACATGTTTGGAATTCTGTTAGGACTGCAGAAATTGGTTTGGATATTGAAGTCCCTGAAAGAGCTAACTACATTAGGGTAATTATGGGCGAACTTGAAAGGTTACACAGTCATTTTCTTTATTTAGCACATGGTTGTGAAGTTTTAGCTCATGAAACATTTTCAATGAGAGTATTTTATCTTAGGGAAACTATAATGGAACTTTTAGCAATGATTGGTGGAAATAGGGTTCAATATGGTTGTCCTATTATTGGTGGTGTAAGACCAAGATGCGAATTGGATGATAACAGAATAGCTAGATTGATTGAAGGAATGGATACTGTAGAACAAGGTCTTACAGATTTTGCAAATCGTTTTACTGCTGATTCAATTATAATGTCTCGTATAACTGGCGTTGGTGTACTTCCACAGAAACAAGCATTGAAATTAGCTGTAACTGGTCCAACATTAAGAGCAACTGGAATTGCTAGAGATTTAAGAACATCAATGTATGAATATGATAACTTTGATTTTAATGTTGTTACTCAAAATGATGGGGATGTTAAATCCAATTTATTAATGAGGGTTTTAGAATCCTTTGAATCTATTAAAATAATTCGTCAAGCTATTAAAAACTTGCCTGAAGGAAAAATTGTTAATAGAGGATGGGAAATGAAAGATACTGATATAATTAAAAGTTATATTGAAGTTCCAAGGGGAACTTTGTATCACTCATATTCATTAGAGGATGGAAGAGTTAGACATTGTATTATAAGAACTCCTTCAATGGCTAATATTGGTGCAATGCAATATGCATGTATTGGAGATCAGATTACTGATGCTCAATTGTGTATTGTTCAATGCGATCCATGTTTTACCTGTACTGATCGTGCTATAGAGATAATAAGGAGATAA
- a CDS encoding respiratory chain complex I subunit 1 family protein codes for MTYEIIVNTALALILTVVVCFIISTLLPGIERKYVHARIQQRIGPPVTSPGIMAPLKFFYKKNIKPNATVPGLYKALPIVCFIVILVLLIALTPYATYIPALASLIAVVGLLKVEEICYVFMGALSKSVMSVRMPFPDIVKGAAHPELTRSFFEDISAKRSLRMITYGSFPLYLALFAPVTQVGSIFLADIVAYQQIHGPFLFTVSGAIAAVVFFVGYMILLNEYPFSIIKAKSDVIEGPYMEYAANSRAIVFLTRGFLMFVLGSVFSVLFIGMPPSIFSWGIVVNIIVALIFVFAMGIFSAFTPVFTNRQLLPTVIGASLFGVLAIVLGLL; via the coding sequence ATGACATACGAAATTATTGTAAATACTGCACTGGCATTAATTCTTACAGTTGTTGTCTGTTTTATTATTAGTACCTTATTGCCAGGTATTGAAAGAAAATATGTTCATGCTAGGATTCAACAAAGAATTGGGCCTCCTGTAACATCTCCAGGAATAATGGCTCCATTAAAGTTTTTCTATAAGAAAAATATTAAACCAAATGCTACTGTTCCAGGATTATATAAAGCATTACCTATTGTATGTTTTATTGTAATATTAGTTCTCTTAATTGCTTTAACTCCATATGCTACTTATATTCCAGCGTTAGCTAGTTTAATAGCTGTTGTAGGTCTATTAAAAGTTGAAGAAATATGTTATGTTTTTATGGGTGCTTTATCTAAGTCTGTAATGTCTGTAAGAATGCCATTTCCAGATATAGTAAAAGGTGCTGCACATCCAGAATTAACCAGATCCTTTTTTGAAGATATAAGTGCAAAAAGATCTTTAAGAATGATTACTTATGGTTCATTCCCACTTTATTTAGCATTATTTGCTCCTGTAACACAAGTTGGAAGTATATTTCTTGCCGATATTGTAGCATATCAACAAATTCATGGTCCTTTCCTATTTACAGTATCTGGGGCTATTGCAGCTGTTGTATTCTTCGTTGGATATATGATTTTATTAAATGAATATCCATTTTCAATAATTAAAGCTAAATCAGATGTTATTGAAGGACCATATATGGAATATGCTGCTAACTCAAGAGCTATTGTATTCTTAACCAGAGGATTTTTAATGTTTGTACTTGGTTCTGTCTTTTCAGTATTGTTTATTGGAATGCCACCATCAATATTCTCTTGGGGAATTGTAGTTAATATTATTGTTGCATTAATCTTTGTTTTTGCAATGGGAATTTTTTCAGCATTTACACCAGTATTCACTAATAGACAACTGTTACCTACTGTTATTGGTGCTTCTTTATTTGGTGTTTTAGCTATTGTATTAGGTTTGTTATGA
- a CDS encoding energy-converting hydrogenase B subunit P: MKFVMRPYHIVSLGGYIVEWDFPYRNLIIVNKTNEPIKVEIPVFNEEWIDDHRALGLEVIPVTDDDNYLSMWKRAHAELDKIRPKNE; the protein is encoded by the coding sequence TTGAAATTTGTAATGAGACCTTACCATATTGTAAGTCTTGGTGGATATATTGTAGAATGGGATTTTCCATATAGGAATCTTATAATTGTAAATAAGACTAATGAACCTATTAAAGTTGAAATTCCTGTATTTAATGAAGAATGGATTGATGATCACAGAGCTTTAGGACTTGAAGTTATTCCAGTTACTGATGATGATAATTATTTAAGTATGTGGAAAAGAGCACATGCTGAATTAGATAAAATTAGGCCAAAAAATGAATGA
- a CDS encoding DUF5612 domain-containing protein, producing MNDYAITIKSEEREGILNDITSLISDFGVNITYTHLFVDSRNIGTINFELENVSNIDALIELIDSIDGVKSTELHSSSNDIFGKRILIIGGGAQVSQVAMGAITEADRHNIRGERISVDTIPLVGEQNIAEAVDAILRLPRIHALVLAGSLMGGDIIDAVKKIKTEDKIIVISLNMPGGVTDVADLVVTDPIQAGVMAVMAIADTAVFDIKKLKGNNKF from the coding sequence ATGAATGATTATGCAATAACAATTAAATCTGAAGAGAGAGAAGGTATATTAAATGATATTACATCTTTAATAAGTGATTTTGGTGTTAATATCACTTATACTCATCTTTTTGTTGATAGTAGGAATATTGGAACTATCAACTTTGAGCTAGAAAATGTTTCCAATATAGATGCTCTAATTGAATTAATTGATTCTATTGATGGTGTTAAATCTACTGAATTACACAGTTCATCAAATGATATTTTTGGTAAACGCATTTTAATTATTGGGGGCGGCGCTCAAGTATCTCAAGTTGCAATGGGTGCTATTACAGAGGCTGATAGGCATAACATTCGTGGTGAGCGTATCAGTGTTGATACAATACCTCTTGTAGGTGAACAAAATATTGCTGAGGCAGTTGATGCTATCTTAAGATTGCCTCGTATTCATGCATTAGTTCTTGCTGGCTCTTTAATGGGTGGGGATATTATTGATGCTGTTAAAAAAATCAAAACAGAAGATAAGATTATTGTTATTAGTTTAAATATGCCCGGCGGAGTAACTGATGTTGCAGATTTAGTAGTTACAGATCCTATTCAGGCAGGCGTTATGGCAGTTATGGCTATTGCAGATACTGCTGTTTTCGATATAAAAAAATTAAAAGGTAATAATAAGTTTTAA
- the cas4 gene encoding CRISPR-associated protein Cas4: protein MINLSSIKTYMYCPMKLYLEKYLDNSYGEEYHIYNDLKNLRIDIQDLLEKNMRKITRKMDYATIEKILKEEIFEYIEKSLKRMKSYDEYNISDEKFDEIYNDIFSETEYLIKINTLKTKKAMNVMNQDGNTIVQMFFQSCMYTYLIKDPQLDLIGVCDKIEIINGKYYPISYKSTNPPLRGVWDGDAVELAANAILIEQEFDTEVYVGFIEYQKINERRPVVMDVNLRKSLFEVIHEINEIQDNKIMPKIKTSKNKCNNCEYKTICSQKELDKGN from the coding sequence ATGATAAATCTATCATCAATAAAGACATATATGTACTGTCCAATGAAATTGTACCTTGAGAAATATTTAGACAATAGCTATGGTGAAGAATATCATATTTACAATGATTTAAAAAATTTAAGAATTGATATTCAAGACCTACTAGAAAAAAACATGCGAAAAATCACAAGAAAAATGGATTATGCCACAATAGAAAAAATACTGAAAGAAGAGATTTTCGAATACATTGAAAAATCACTGAAGAGAATGAAATCCTATGATGAATATAATATAAGTGATGAAAAATTTGATGAAATTTACAATGACATATTTAGTGAAACAGAATATTTAATTAAAATCAACACATTAAAGACTAAAAAAGCTATGAATGTGATGAATCAAGATGGAAATACAATTGTTCAAATGTTTTTTCAATCCTGTATGTATACATATCTAATTAAAGACCCGCAACTTGACTTAATTGGAGTTTGTGATAAGATAGAAATTATAAATGGAAAATATTATCCAATATCCTATAAAAGTACAAATCCACCCTTAAGAGGTGTTTGGGATGGAGATGCAGTAGAACTAGCAGCTAATGCAATATTAATAGAACAGGAGTTTGATACAGAAGTTTATGTTGGATTTATTGAATATCAAAAGATAAATGAAAGACGACCTGTTGTAATGGATGTTAATTTAAGAAAAAGTCTATTTGAAGTAATTCATGAAATAAATGAAATACAAGATAACAAAATAATGCCAAAAATTAAAACTAGTAAAAACAAGTGCAATAATTGCGAATATAAAACCATTTGTTCACAAAAAGAGTTAGATAAAGGTAATTAA
- a CDS encoding Kiwa anti-phage protein KwaB-like domain-containing protein encodes MKKILKKINNIDINNVNLYLFSKHKYSNDFEVFSTIFNNNQIKEDMKNILKEQIINHIDDENHEIYEYNPIFKDNQIVQRINCDEIEYLNKFINEINLNCGIYNENKLKKDHELWLIAIVIDDGIDKIISFQKIRSKILLKNKTYLLTFGNKIKKFKEPLLQLKETMDCICFLEKNKEWKDQNMYIFNSYYFEMIFGFEKKFKREIISMLENLKNNNEYDMNLLNTNQLYEKVKTNKNHLKKLYVILKNNNFNYLNEENIHKIEEKSRIKFNRPNGKIELKTNEDVRKLLNFLNDDYLEGILSEKTFITSNKRDV; translated from the coding sequence ATGAAAAAAATACTGAAAAAAATAAACAATATAGATATAAACAATGTAAATTTATATTTATTCTCAAAACACAAATATTCAAATGATTTTGAAGTATTTTCTACAATATTTAACAATAATCAGATAAAAGAAGATATGAAAAATATTTTAAAAGAACAAATCATTAATCATATAGATGATGAAAACCATGAAATATACGAATACAATCCTATATTTAAAGATAATCAAATTGTTCAAAGAATAAACTGTGATGAAATAGAATATCTAAATAAATTTATCAATGAAATCAACCTAAATTGTGGAATATATAATGAAAATAAATTAAAAAAAGACCATGAATTATGGTTAATAGCTATTGTAATTGATGATGGAATTGATAAAATAATATCTTTCCAAAAAATTAGATCAAAAATACTTTTAAAGAATAAAACATATTTGTTAACATTTGGAAATAAAATTAAAAAGTTTAAAGAACCTTTATTACAATTAAAAGAAACAATGGACTGTATATGTTTTTTAGAAAAAAATAAAGAATGGAAAGACCAAAATATGTACATATTTAATAGTTATTACTTCGAAATGATATTTGGTTTTGAAAAAAAATTTAAAAGAGAAATAATCAGTATGCTAGAAAATTTAAAAAACAATAATGAATATGATATGAATTTATTGAATACAAACCAATTATATGAAAAAGTAAAAACCAATAAAAACCATTTAAAAAAATTATATGTCATATTAAAAAATAATAATTTTAATTATTTGAATGAAGAAAATATCCATAAAATTGAAGAGAAGAGCAGAATTAAATTTAATAGACCTAATGGGAAAATAGAATTAAAAACAAACGAAGATGTTAGAAAATTATTAAATTTTTTAAACGATGATTATTTAGAAGGAATTTTATCTGAAAAAACATTCATTACATCTAATAAAAGAGATGTGTAA
- a CDS encoding HNH endonuclease, translated as MNKQVKQKITINGSSYTVIDALNNITLADSFVKNKIGTGHGEAKLYVGNYNDRYTTFFDNLNRPFFFLKKDFIRYMLDAKYEFTNPQQDYVKKGDMPKRYTDLYRKLCSINEEKLNFEMIRKDVKPPRVYLQSNSKYYTLMREIGLPNISYLSILKLKNSSNKIVYYCKIFIEYKHDIVKYDSPLEKKEMEEIEHSNKTDKEKNSLIESRQGQGEYRRKVLEDCQYCPFTLVNDERLLIASHIKPWVNSTDKEKIDPKNGFALTPTYDKLFDQGYITFCSDKKLKVSPWISPMNQQRLKIYDGMLLKNLQIDKKREYYLTYHRKHIFKE; from the coding sequence ATGAATAAACAAGTTAAACAAAAAATTACAATAAATGGAAGTAGTTATACTGTTATTGATGCATTAAACAATATAACTTTAGCAGATTCATTTGTAAAAAATAAAATTGGTACAGGACACGGAGAAGCTAAATTATATGTTGGAAATTATAATGACAGATATACTACTTTTTTTGATAATCTTAATCGCCCCTTTTTCTTTTTAAAAAAAGATTTTATTAGATATATGCTCGATGCAAAATATGAATTTACTAACCCTCAGCAAGATTATGTTAAAAAAGGTGATATGCCAAAACGTTATACTGATTTATACAGGAAGTTATGTTCAATAAATGAAGAGAAGTTAAATTTTGAAATGATTCGTAAAGATGTTAAACCACCTAGAGTATATTTACAATCTAATTCCAAATATTATACATTAATGAGAGAAATAGGACTTCCAAACATCTCTTATTTATCTATTTTAAAACTAAAAAATTCTTCTAATAAAATCGTATATTATTGTAAAATATTTATAGAATATAAACACGACATAGTCAAATATGATTCTCCTTTAGAAAAAAAAGAAATGGAAGAAATAGAACACAGTAACAAAACGGATAAAGAAAAAAACAGTTTAATTGAATCTAGACAAGGACAAGGAGAATATAGACGTAAAGTTTTAGAAGATTGCCAATATTGTCCTTTTACACTTGTTAATGATGAACGTTTATTAATTGCATCCCACATTAAACCATGGGTTAATTCTACAGATAAAGAAAAAATAGACCCTAAAAATGGATTTGCTCTAACTCCTACATATGATAAATTATTTGATCAAGGATATATTACATTTTGTTCTGATAAAAAACTTAAAGTTTCACCTTGGATTTCCCCAATGAACCAACAAAGACTTAAAATATATGATGGTATGCTATTAAAAAATCTACAAATAGATAAAAAAAGAGAATATTATCTTACATATCATAGAAAACATATTTTCAAAGAATAA
- a CDS encoding DNA cytosine methyltransferase, producing MIRLATVFSGIGAVEHALNRMGLDNEIVFACDNGDIDIFSKKIDVDMDQIGTEISSLNALINNMKYSEDDDYELQLANMFNDVTTRFEYIQNMLKSINITNEEKKVKDILKIIIKTPHLNKRRIKVYTDFLNDLNSNCSNINKKLLLFKIILKITNDFKKDNSMKNLGKDDINFLSAYNIDWSLINKPLKLLYNFMEVNNGKKLIREVKDLSQRVGQLYGKINTLHHLKKMESLDSFSKKKKYVDTLYKGNEKRNKVKISYMSNYNCPEEHFHWDVTFLDGNHYKNQVDLFVGGSPCQSFSLVGKQRGLSDTRGTLFYDYARLINEICPKVFIYENVRAVLSNDCGRTWEKMKEVFEQLNYDVYYTNEGKPSILNAKDYGIPQNRERLFVVGFRSDLKLKQKFKFPKKMELKKKMQDFLIDNAPGGYFLPKKGVEFVTKEKNLNKKYTQIDGNIALCQKKNQEFNWHGDFIFQSEKDAKKNNIPDLEKYFLSEKVKKYVLSSGTKNFYSKPKTDLDVARPLLTTMHKMHRAGVDNYVTTEGRLRKLTPRECLRLMGFSDDWKIVVSDTAMYQQAGNSIVVDVLIQIINEIIKCYPSLIKSNGEKYE from the coding sequence ATGATAAGGTTAGCTACTGTATTCAGTGGAATAGGTGCCGTTGAACATGCATTAAACCGTATGGGCCTTGATAATGAAATTGTTTTTGCATGTGATAATGGAGATATTGATATATTCTCTAAAAAAATTGATGTTGATATGGATCAAATAGGCACTGAAATATCTTCTTTAAATGCCCTCATTAACAATATGAAATACTCTGAAGATGATGATTACGAACTACAATTAGCGAATATGTTCAATGATGTTACAACACGTTTTGAATATATACAAAATATGTTAAAATCAATAAATATAACAAATGAGGAAAAAAAAGTAAAAGATATTCTAAAAATAATTATTAAAACACCCCACTTAAACAAAAGGAGAATAAAAGTTTACACTGATTTTCTCAATGATTTAAATTCAAATTGTTCTAATATAAATAAAAAGTTACTTTTGTTTAAAATTATACTAAAGATTACAAATGATTTTAAAAAAGATAATTCAATGAAAAACCTTGGTAAAGATGATATAAACTTCTTATCAGCGTATAACATAGACTGGTCCTTAATAAACAAACCACTAAAATTATTGTACAATTTTATGGAAGTTAACAATGGAAAAAAATTAATTAGAGAAGTTAAAGATTTGAGTCAAAGAGTAGGGCAATTATATGGTAAAATAAATACATTACATCATTTAAAAAAAATGGAATCTCTTGACTCGTTTTCTAAAAAGAAAAAATATGTTGATACTCTTTATAAAGGAAATGAAAAAAGAAATAAAGTAAAAATAAGTTATATGTCAAATTATAATTGTCCTGAAGAACATTTTCATTGGGATGTAACTTTTTTAGATGGTAACCACTATAAAAATCAAGTCGATTTATTTGTGGGAGGCAGCCCCTGCCAATCTTTTTCATTAGTTGGAAAACAAAGAGGTTTATCAGACACTAGAGGAACGTTATTTTATGATTATGCTCGTTTAATAAACGAAATTTGTCCAAAAGTATTTATTTATGAAAATGTGCGTGCTGTTTTAAGTAATGACTGTGGAAGAACATGGGAAAAAATGAAAGAAGTTTTTGAACAACTAAATTATGATGTTTATTATACTAATGAAGGTAAACCCTCCATATTAAATGCTAAAGATTACGGTATTCCTCAGAATAGAGAAAGACTGTTTGTTGTGGGATTCCGATCAGATTTAAAGTTAAAGCAAAAATTTAAATTTCCTAAAAAGATGGAACTGAAAAAAAAGATGCAAGATTTTTTAATAGACAATGCTCCTGGAGGATATTTTTTACCTAAAAAAGGAGTTGAATTTGTAACCAAAGAAAAAAATCTTAATAAAAAATACACTCAAATTGATGGCAATATTGCCCTTTGTCAGAAAAAAAATCAGGAATTTAATTGGCATGGCGATTTTATATTTCAGTCAGAGAAAGATGCTAAAAAAAATAATATTCCTGATTTAGAAAAGTACTTTTTATCTGAAAAAGTGAAAAAATATGTCTTATCATCAGGTACCAAAAATTTTTACAGCAAACCTAAAACAGATTTAGATGTTGCAAGACCTTTATTAACTACAATGCATAAAATGCATCGTGCGGGGGTAGATAATTATGTTACTACTGAAGGTCGTTTAAGAAAATTAACACCAAGAGAATGTTTAAGATTGATGGGGTTCTCTGATGATTGGAAAATAGTAGTATCAGACACCGCAATGTATCAACAAGCAGGAAATTCTATTGTTGTAGATGTTTTAATTCAAATAATTAACGAAATTATTAAATGTTACCCTTCATTAATCAAATCTAATGGTGAAAAATATGAATAA
- a CDS encoding DNA polymerase subunit beta, which translates to MEKVRTRDFIYTTDDLLFASTNYVHPDNRYISFLRYIPDPEGDRERNGKKYRKVSSDEAYTFLRENYPDYLYFCDVTNVEMMGVPHEKVKEIIKPDERLAQLRADFKAGKELKNPEIMAKLMDVSDFFHYVAGVPYENLGISGSILPGLHKEDVSDIDFVIFGLENHRKAMKAFRDNKNKPVYIEEVDKEIQLNGIEDEFWQRVYDKRMKDSSLTFDEFRWYENRKGNRGTINGTLFDILCTRDYDEISGTWGDTVYEPQGISQIECKITSALGAFDNPSLYTIEDLKVIDGVDVPMKEVVSFTHTYAGEVVDGEEVVAKGKVEKVIKNGKDSHYRLVVGTTRESMDEYIKLKESPA; encoded by the coding sequence ATGGAAAAAGTAAGAACAAGAGACTTTATTTATACAACAGATGATTTATTATTCGCTTCAACAAATTATGTGCATCCAGATAATCGTTACATTTCCTTTTTAAGATATATTCCTGATCCAGAAGGAGATAGAGAACGTAATGGTAAAAAATATAGAAAAGTTAGTTCAGATGAAGCATATACCTTTTTAAGAGAAAATTATCCTGACTATTTATACTTCTGTGATGTGACAAATGTAGAAATGATGGGAGTTCCACATGAAAAAGTCAAAGAAATAATCAAACCTGATGAAAGATTAGCACAGTTAAGAGCAGACTTTAAAGCAGGAAAAGAACTTAAAAACCCTGAAATAATGGCAAAATTAATGGATGTTTCAGATTTCTTCCATTATGTTGCTGGAGTTCCTTATGAAAATCTCGGTATCTCAGGTTCTATACTTCCAGGCCTTCATAAAGAAGATGTTTCCGATATTGACTTTGTAATTTTCGGTCTTGAAAATCACAGGAAAGCTATGAAAGCTTTTAGAGATAATAAAAATAAACCAGTTTACATTGAAGAAGTTGATAAAGAGATTCAACTAAATGGAATTGAAGACGAATTTTGGCAAAGAGTTTACGATAAAAGAATGAAAGATTCAAGTTTAACTTTTGATGAATTCCGTTGGTATGAAAATAGAAAAGGAAACCGTGGAACCATAAATGGAACTCTTTTTGACATCTTATGTACCCGCGATTATGATGAAATTAGTGGAACTTGGGGAGACACTGTTTATGAACCTCAAGGAATAAGTCAAATTGAATGTAAGATTACAAGTGCATTAGGTGCTTTTGATAATCCATCATTGTACACTATTGAAGATTTAAAAGTCATAGATGGTGTAGATGTGCCTATGAAAGAAGTTGTTTCATTTACACACACTTATGCTGGAGAAGTTGTTGATGGAGAAGAAGTAGTGGCTAAAGGAAAAGTTGAAAAAGTTATTAAAAATGGTAAAGATTCTCATTATAGATTAGTTGTTGGAACTACTAGAGAATCAATGGATGAATATATTAAACTTAAAGAAAGTCCTGCTTAA
- a CDS encoding DUF366 family protein, whose product MSIEHKHIDEVFEYDGSQINPSWAFNQFGIYGSSIITWIGPVNITPDNLKDFADVGLEIKSNYMVNFICEFFDCQPANMRIAYLRQRLLVMIFREILFEKGVSSKREGDDIFVNGRKLSISIASASLSSMKIHFAFNLEDKGTPDDVETIGILDIVDEDNNQVFNKENLVDLINEIANRFILEIETIEKDISKTNLL is encoded by the coding sequence ATGAGTATTGAACATAAACATATTGATGAAGTTTTTGAGTATGATGGAAGTCAAATTAATCCTTCTTGGGCTTTTAACCAATTTGGAATTTATGGTTCATCCATAATAACTTGGATTGGGCCTGTTAACATTACTCCGGATAATCTAAAAGATTTTGCAGATGTTGGCCTTGAAATTAAATCCAATTATATGGTAAATTTTATTTGTGAATTCTTTGATTGTCAACCTGCTAATATGAGAATAGCATATCTTCGTCAAAGATTACTTGTTATGATTTTTAGAGAAATTTTATTTGAAAAAGGGGTTTCATCTAAAAGAGAAGGGGATGACATTTTTGTAAATGGTAGGAAACTCAGTATTTCAATAGCTAGTGCTTCTTTAAGTTCTATGAAGATTCATTTTGCTTTTAATCTTGAAGATAAGGGAACTCCTGATGATGTGGAAACAATTGGAATATTAGATATTGTTGATGAAGATAATAATCAAGTATTTAATAAAGAAAATTTAGTTGATTTAATTAATGAAATTGCTAATCGTTTTATTTTAGAAATTGAAACAATAGAAAAAGATATTAGTAAGACTAACTTGTTATAG
- a CDS encoding 6-pyruvoyl trahydropterin synthase family protein: protein MKILINGIQSNLRFSSAHIIPGHSSCGFIHGHSYFVDVEIEGERAGEFEFVVDFKDVKGYTKELCNTLDHRLLIPIFNDLIEFKEFNPSEDSIDELVNSKVARFKIAGKGYSVPSEDCVFLELPYTSAEELSKYFAEKLASKLAEKYDNLTSVSVCVNEGIGQGAVYTKSLVE from the coding sequence ATGAAAATTTTAATTAATGGTATTCAATCTAATTTAAGATTCTCTTCTGCACATATTATTCCTGGACACAGTTCTTGTGGTTTCATTCATGGTCATTCTTATTTTGTAGATGTTGAAATTGAAGGTGAACGTGCAGGTGAGTTTGAATTTGTAGTCGATTTTAAGGATGTAAAAGGATACACTAAAGAACTTTGTAACACTTTAGATCACAGATTATTAATTCCAATATTCAATGACTTAATTGAATTTAAGGAGTTTAATCCAAGTGAAGATTCTATTGATGAATTAGTAAACTCTAAAGTGGCAAGATTTAAAATAGCTGGTAAAGGATATAGTGTACCTTCTGAAGATTGTGTATTTTTAGAATTGCCTTATACTTCTGCAGAAGAGTTATCCAAATACTTTGCAGAAAAATTAGCTTCTAAATTAGCTGAAAAATATGATAATTTAACCTCAGTATCTGTTTGTGTTAATGAGGGAATAGGTCAAGGTGCAGTTTATACTAAAAGTTTAGTGGAATAA